From a region of the Cucumis sativus cultivar 9930 chromosome 6, Cucumber_9930_V3, whole genome shotgun sequence genome:
- the LOC101214251 gene encoding protein ORANGE-LIKE, chloroplastic: protein MSLPSIFAPSSHFPLPISHFKPSRHCRASIFLSIDYRCCKSIYASSRSISIRSPRICASSSDGASASVPSDSDNTSSNFCIIEGPETVQDFVQMQFQEIQDNIRSRRNKIFLLMEEVRRLRIQQRLKNLKPIDENDIEEANEMPDIPSSIPFLPHVTPKTLKQQYLTSLSVIWGIIVFGGLIAPTLELKLGLGGTSYEDFIRNMHLPMQLSQVDPIVASFSGGAVGVISALMLIEANNVEQQEKKRCKYCHGTGYLACARCSSSGVCLSADPISLSASSSRPLRMPKTQRCLNCSGAGKVMCPTCLCTGMLMASEHDPRFDPFD from the exons ATGTCTCTACCTTCTATCTTCGCTCCTTCCTCTCATTTTCCCCTCCCAATTTCACATTTCAAGCCCTCTCGCCATTGCAGAGCTTCAATTTTCTTGTCCATCGATTATAGATGCTGCAAGTCCATCTATGCATCCTCTAGAAGTATTTCCATACGATCGCCGCGCATCTGCGCTTCTTCGTCCGATGGCGCGTCGGCTTCAGTTCCCTCTGATAGTGATAACACTTCCAG TAACTTTTGTATTATAGAAGGACCGGAGACCGTTCAGGATTTTGTTCAGATGCAATTCCAGGAAATTCAAGACAACATAAGGAGTCGTCgtaataaaatttttcttctaatggAAGAG GTTAGAAGATTACGAATTCAACAACGTTTGAAGAATCTAAAACCTATCGATGAGAATGACATTGAAGAGGCGAATGAGATGCCTGACATTCCATCATCTATTCCTTTTCTTCCCCACGTG ACACCTAAGACATTGAAGCAGCAATATTTAACCAGCTTGTCAGTTATATGGggaataattgtatttggtGGCCTTATTGCCCCAACT CTGGAGCTAAAATTGGGATTAGGTGGCACTTCGTACGAAGATTTCATCCGCAACATGCATTTGCCTATGCAATTAAG TCAAGTGGATCCCATAGTGGCGTCATTTTCAGGTGGAGCGGTAGGTGTCATCTCGGCCTTGATGTTAATTGAAGCCAACAATGTTGAGcaacaagagaaaaaaaggtgtAAATATTGTCATGGAACTG GGTATTTGGCTTGTGCTCGATGTTCTTCCAGTGGCGTCTGCTTAAGTGCTGACCCCATCTCACTATCTGCTTCTTCTAGCCGCCCTTTACGAATGCCCAAAACCCAAAGATGTCTCAATTGTTCCGGTGCAGGAAAG